In one Tripterygium wilfordii isolate XIE 37 chromosome 22, ASM1340144v1, whole genome shotgun sequence genomic region, the following are encoded:
- the LOC119991676 gene encoding protein TOC75-3, chloroplastic-like → MHAFASPSHLIYSNQSLRSRRQSRAATSRRDLPAAISRKPNVAPSSQNPKPRASPLSSIRKPLAIASLSAAATTLVIRLIPQPSPFSKGPGGRGGFGGGGSGGGGGGDGFGSGDGSGGGFWQRFFGPDPAFADEEQNQEWDSHGLPANIVVQLNKLSGLKKYKVSEILFFDRRRFATVGTEDSFFEMVSLRPGGVYTKLQMQKELETLATCGMFEKVDMEGKTNPDGSIAVTISFTESTWQSADRFRCINVGLMAQSKPIEMDPDMTDKERLEYYRSQEKDYKRRMERAKPCLLPVPVQREVLQTLRDQGKVSARLLQKIRDQVQKWYHDEGYACAQVVNFGNLNTREVVCEVVEGDITQLVIQFQDKLGNVVEGNTQLPVVRRELPKQLRPGNVFNIEAGKQALRNINSLALFSNIEVNPRPDEKNEGGIIVEIKLRELDQKSAEVSAEWSIVPGRGGRPTLASIQPGGTISFEHRNIHGLNRSIVGSLTTSNFLSPQDDLAFKLEYVHPYLDGVTNPRNRTLRTNCFNSRKLSPVFTGGPGVDEVPPIWVDRAGIKANITENFSRQSKFTYGIVMEEITTRDESSNISTNGQRVLPSGGISADGPPTTLSGTGIDRLAFLQANITRDNTKFVNGAVVGERNVFQVDQGLGIGTKFPFFNRHQLTLTRFFQLMQVEEGAGKRPPPVLVLHGHYGGCVGDLPSYDAFTLGGPYSVRGYNMGELGAARNIIEVGAEIRVPVRNTHVYAFVEHGNDLGSSKDVKGNPTEVYRRMGHGSSYGFGAKLGLVRAEYAVDHNTGTGALFFRFGERY, encoded by the exons ATGCACGCCTTCGCCTCTCCCAGCCACCTAATTTATTCCAATCAGTCCCTCCGTTCCCGTCGCCAATCACGCGCCGCGACTTCCCGTCGCGACTTACCCGCCGCTATCTCCCGCAAACCCAATGTAGCCCCTTCAtcgcaaaaccctaaaccccgcGCTTCTCCCCTCTCATCCATCCGCAAGCCGCTTGCTATCGCCTCTCTCTCGGCCGCTGCCACCACCCTCGTCATCCGTCTCATCCCTCAACCCTCCCCATTCAGCAAAGGCCCGGGTGGTAGGGGTGGATTCGGCGGTGGCGGAtccggtggtggtggaggtggtgatGGATTTGGCTCAGGAGATGGGAGCGGCGGAGGGTTCTGGCAAAGGTTTTTTGGGCCGGACCCTGCATTTGCGGATGAAGAACAGAATCAGGAATGGGACTCCCATGGTCTCCCTGCCAACATTGTGGTTCAATTAAACAAACTCAGTGGATTAAAGAAGTACAAAGTGTCCGAGATTTTGTTCTTTGACCGGCGCCGGTTTGCTACTGTTGGCACAGAAGACTCCTTCTTCGAGATGGTCTCTCTACGCCCCGGCGGCGTCTACACCAAGTTGCAGATGCAGAAAGAACTCGAAACCCTCGCCACTTGCGGGATGTTCGAGAAGGTGGACATGGAAGGCAAAACAAACCCCGATGGAAGCATAGCTGTCACAATCTCATTCACGGAGTCAACCTGGCAATCTGCAGACAGGTTCCGGTGCATAAACGTAGGCCTAATGGCTCAGTCGAAGCCCATAGAGATGGATCCAGACATGACAGACAAAGAGAGGCTGGAGTATTACCGAAGTCAGGAGAAGGACTACAAGAGAAGGATGGAGAGGGCGAAACCGTGCCTGTTGCCAGTCCCAGTGCAGAGGGAGGTGCTACAGACGCTGCGGGATCAGGGTAAGGTGAGTGCCAGACTTCTTCAAAAGATCCGGGATCAGGTACAGAAATGGTATCACGATGAGGGGTATGCTTGCGCACAGGTTGTAAATTTTGGCAACCTGAATACAAGGGAGGTGGTCTGTGAGGTTGTAGAAGGGGATATTACTCAGTTGGTGATACAGTTTCAAGATAAGCTTGGAAATGTGGTTGAAGGGAACACACAGCTCCCTGTTGTGAGGAGAGAATTGCCCAAACAG CTTCGACCAGGCAATGTTTTTAACATAGAAGCTGGCAAACAAGCTTTGAGGAACATAAACTCTCTGGCCTTGTTCTCTAACATTGAGGTGAACCCGCGCCCTGATGAGAAGAATGAGGGAGGAATAATTGTTGAGATTAAGCTCAGAGAATTAGATCAGAAATCTGCTGAAGTTAGTGCGGAGTGGAGTATTGTTCCTGGACGCGGAGGACGCCCTACTCTG GCTTCAATCCAGCCAGGCGGAACTATTTCTTTTGAGCATCGAAATATACACGGGCTAAACCGATCAATTGTTGGTTCATTGACCACCAGCAATTTCCTTTCTCCTCAG GATGATCTTGCTTTTAAACTAGAGTATGTGCATCCGTATTTGGATGGTGTAACTAATCCACGGAACCGTACTCTTCGCACAAATTGCTTCAACAGCCGGAAATTGAGTCCAGTCTTCACCGGTGGACCAGGAGTAGATGAAGTCCCTCCTATATGGGTTGATCGTGCTGGTATTAAAGCTAATATTACAGAG AATTTCAGCCGCCAGAGCAAATTCACTTACGGTATTGTGATGGAAGAGATAACAACTCGTGATGAAAGCAGTAATATCTCTACAAATGGTCAAAGAGTATTGCCAAGTGGTGGGATTAGTGCAGATGGACCTCCAACTACCCTCAGCGGTACTGGAATTGACCGTCTCGCATTTTTACAAGCAAACATCACACGGGATAATACTAAGTTTGTAAATGGAGCTGTAGTTGGCGAAAGAAATGTGTTCCAG GTTGACCAAGGTCTCGGCATTGGTACTAAGTTCCCATTCTTTAACCGTCACCAGTTGACTCTTACCCGATTTTTCCAATTGATGCAAGTGGAGGAAGGTGCTGGTAAACGACCACCACCTGTGTTAGTCCTTCATGGCCACTATGGAGGTTGCGTGGGAGACCTTCCAAGTTATGATGCTTTCACCCTTGGGGGCCCTTATTCTGTGAGGGGTTACAACATGGGTGAGCTAGGTGCCGCAAGAAATATCATTGAG GTAGGAGCCGAGATACGGGTACCTGTGAGAAACACTCATGTGTATGCATTTGTAGAACATGGAAATGATCTGGGAAGTTCTAAGGATGTTAAAGGGAATCCAACGGAGGTCTACAGGCGAATGGGTCATGGTTCATCCTATGGTTTTGGTGCCAAGCTAGGCCTAGTGCGAGCTGAGTACGCTGTTGATCATAACACCGGGACTGGTGCGCTATTCTTCCGTTTTGGGGAGAGATATTAG